In the Lentimicrobiaceae bacterium genome, TGCATTCATAAAGCAAACCATAGCAGCTACCGGATAATCTCCCTGAATATTAGAATTATCGAAACATTCGATGTGGGCAGGCGGTTGCGAAAGCCGCAAGTCCTTCATCATCTGCTGCAGGATGCGTTTGCTATGCCTTTCAGGGTCAACCAAATCTTTACGTTTCTGTTTTTCAAGAATATAATATTTTGTATTCCGCTCCGAGAGTTCGAGCAACTGTTTTTTATCTCCTATTTTAGGGATGATGATTTTCGCTCCGGGAAAATCTATTTTGGGATCAAAGGGAACGATAATTTCTTTAGCATCGCTGCCAAAACGCTGACGGAATTCGGCAATAGCTATGGAAAGCAATTCTTCAGGCGTTTCATCCAGCTTTTTCCGCATTTCGATGGTGTGCGACTGGATGATGGCTCCGTTTACCACCTTCAGATAGTTGGCAAAAGCTGCATTTTCCTCGCTAACAATGGAAAAAACATCCACATTGTCAATGCTAACATTCACTACGGTGGACTTGCTCTGGTAACGTTCCAGCAACTTCATTTTTTCCTTGATAAGCTGGGCTTTTTCAAACTCAAGCACTTCGGCATGGGCTTTCATCTGTTTGATAAGCTGCTGACGAACCGTACTCAGATTTCCACGGATAATTTCCCGAACCAGATTGATGGTTTCGGCATAATCTTTTTCCGTTTGTAGCCCTTCGCAGGGACCTTTGCAGTTGCCAATATGATATTCAAGGCATACTTTAAATTTCTTGCTCCGGATATTTTCAGCGGTAAGTCGGAGGCTGCAGTTACGAAACTGGTACAAATGCCTTACCAGATCGAGCACAGTACGCATGGTTCGCACCGAAGCGTAAGGACCAAAATATTCCGAGCCGTCTTTTACCGGGCTGCGGGTAGAAAAAATTCGCGGGAAAGGCTCCTTTTTGATGCAAATCCAGGGATAGGTTTTATC is a window encoding:
- the uvrC gene encoding excinuclease ABC subunit UvrC, encoding MSNYSEHIAQIVKILPGKPGVYQYFDKDGKIIYVGKAKNLKKRVSSYFNKDASLSGKVRTLVSKIADIQYIVVNTEHDALLLENTLIKEYRPRYNVMLKDDKTYPWICIKKEPFPRIFSTRSPVKDGSEYFGPYASVRTMRTVLDLVRHLYQFRNCSLRLTAENIRSKKFKVCLEYHIGNCKGPCEGLQTEKDYAETINLVREIIRGNLSTVRQQLIKQMKAHAEVLEFEKAQLIKEKMKLLERYQSKSTVVNVSIDNVDVFSIVSEENAAFANYLKVVNGAIIQSHTIEMRKKLDETPEELLSIAIAEFRQRFGSDAKEIIVPFDPKIDFPGAKIIIPKIGDKKQLLELSERNTKYYILEKQKRKDLVDPERHSKRILQQMMKDLRLSQPPAHIECFDNSNIQGDYPVAAMVCFMNAKPDKNEYRHFNIKTVEGPNDFASMEEVIYRRYKRLLEEKKPLPQLIVVDGGKGQLSSAVKSLEKLDLRGKIGIIGIAKKLEEIYYPEDSLPMYLDKKSETLKVIQQMRDEAHRFGITHHRKRREKGTIKTELTQVEGIGENIAQKLLTTFKSVNNIRETSLIELQKVVGKAKAELVFNHFHKNK